TTTATTGCTTAATTAATAGCCGGCAGTGATTTTATCAATTTTTTTATTGTGTTTATTACTAGTAGCGGTTCATCATTCTGTATGTAATGGGCACTATTTTCTGCAACTATAAATTCACCTTGTGTCGTGAATCTTAGAATCTCCTCTTGCATACTGTTCCATAATGCTTGAGATCCCTTAGAGTAATGTGCTTTTTTCCCTGCTGACATTACGATTGTTGGGGTATCCGTAACTCTATTGCTTAAATGAAGCTGGTGCAAACTTTCTTTGAATTCATGGAAGTCTCCTTCAAGGGTAAACTGTTTATTGTAAGCCTCTTTAAATTCATCAGACATGGAAGGTAAAAACCTTTCGGGATAATCTTCGGGAGTAGAATCTATTAAAACTAACCCAGCTACCTCCTGTGGGTACAGATTGTTGAATAATCGCATGTTTACACCACCGTAAGAATGTCCTACA
This window of the Sutcliffiella horikoshii genome carries:
- a CDS encoding alpha/beta fold hydrolase, producing MNGSRLNINSFYLDYKIYGELSGFPTVIMDAGYGDYSKAWESVYPAISKLTQVFLYDRAGLGKSERSPNPRTSLFMVEELRKLLMSKNVLPPYILVGHSYGGVNMRLFNNLYPQEVAGLVLIDSTPEDYPERFLPSMSDEFKEAYNKQFTLEGDFHEFKESLHQLHLSNRVTDTPTIVMSAGKKAHYSKGSQALWNSMQEEILRFTTQGEFIVAENSAHYIQNDEPLLVINTIKKLIKSLPAIN